One Cyanobacteriota bacterium genomic window, CCACAACTGTATTCTGACTGCCGCTAATATAGATTACATGGGTAGCATTAGTGTGGATCAACAGTTGCTAGATATCTCAGGGATCCTACCCTATGAGCAGGTGCAAGTTGTCAATATTACTAATGGTGCTCGACTGATTACTTACGTAATTCCAGCGCCAGCAGGGTCAGGAGCGATCGAACTCAATGGTGCAGCGGCACGGTTGGGAGTAGTTGGCGATCGCTTGATTATTATGGCCTACGGGCAATTCAGTCCAGAGGAGGCTCAGGTGCATCAGCCCACGGTTGTATTTGTTGATCAACACAATCGCCCACTTCAGTATTCGGGGAAGAAGGCGCTGGAGTTGTATCATCAAACTACGGCAAACCATCCGGTTTACGCTACTAGTCGTTCGGAAGAGTAACTTCGAGTCACCCCAAAGTTCCCATGGCAGCGTATAAGATTTTAATTGTTGATGACAGCAAAGCGATTCGTCTACAGGTGCGCGATATGCTTCCCCCTGGCAATTTTGAAGTCTCGGAAGCTAAGGATGGCATTGAAGCCTTAGACCTGATTCGCCAAGACGTTCCCCATCTGATGTTGCTTGACTTT contains:
- a CDS encoding aspartate 1-decarboxylase, producing MQRTLLLAKIHNCILTAANIDYMGSISVDQQLLDISGILPYEQVQVVNITNGARLITYVIPAPAGSGAIELNGAAARLGVVGDRLIIMAYGQFSPEEAQVHQPTVVFVDQHNRPLQYSGKKALELYHQTTANHPVYATSRSEE